The bacterium sequence CGCAGGCGGGTCGGGATGGTTCCGCCCTCGCGGCTCAACCACTGAATCAAATGTTTGCCGATGGCGCCATTCGCGCCGGTGACGACGATGTCGATCGGAGTCTGCTCCTGCAAGCTGAATCTGGGTGCACCAAACCGTTTCCGCTTTGGGGGGAAGAGTATGCCGCCAGCGGGGGAAATTTCAAACCCTACGCCCGGCCGGAGAGCATCCGGTGGGTGGGTCCGGTCAACTGCTCAATCTTCAGGCCGAAGGGGCAGGCGCCCGCACAGGCGAGGGACTCGCAGGTGAGGCAGGCTTCCGCCCCGGCTCCCAGCATGGCGTACTCGCTCCGGGCCAGCCGCATGTCGCCGTAGCCGCGGGCGTACATCCGCGTGCGGAGCACATCCGGGATGGACACCCCCTTCGGGCAGGCGCCCTCGCAGGCGTCGCAGGCCTGGCGGCAGAAGGAAGCGCCGTTGATCTTGGCGTAGGTCTTGAGGAGGCGGAAATCCTCCCGGGCCGCCGAGCGCCACCCCGAGGCGCCGACATACTCGCTGATGAGCGAGCGGCTCGTCATGGAGATGATGAGGCTGTCCACATCCGGGTTGGAGAGCACCCACCGGAAGGCGGCCTGGGCGTAGGTGGCGCCGCCCTTTTCGTAGGGGCGCATGTCGTTGAGCCGCCCGCCGTAGAGGACTTTCATGGCGATGATCCCGATGCCTTTTGATTTGGCTTTCTTGATGGCGGCGGGGAGGGCGGGCTGGCGCGCGATGAAGTCGAAGCCCCGGGTGAAGCGCTCGAAGAAGGCGGGGTCTTGCCCGAAGTTGTAGGCCACGAGAAATACGTCCACCCCGCCCGCCATGCCGGCATCCAGGCAGGAGATGAGGCGTCCGGCGTGGCCGGAGATGCCCGTGTAGCGGATCTTGCCCTGCTTCTTGGCGAGCGCGTTGAACTCGTGCCACTCGGGGTTGGTGATCACCTCCGGGTTGTTCACGGCGTGATTGAAGTAGACATCCACATAATCCGTGCGGAGGCTGCGGAGGCTTTTCTCCAGCGTCTCCATCATTTGCTCTTTCCGGGAGGAGGACCAGGTGGATGTTTTCGAGGTGAGGTAGACCTTGTCCCGTTTGCCGCGAAGGGCGTTGCCGATGGTTTTTTCCGACTCGCCGCCCGTATAGCTCTCGGCGCTGTCGAAGTAGTTGACCCCGAGGTCGAGGGCGTGGTGGACGAGATCCTCCTCGCCGGAGCCGAGACGGCTTCCGCCGAAGGAGATGTCCGACATGCGGATGTCGGTGCGGCCCAGTTGCTTGTAGCGGCGCACGCCGGCCGGGGTCTGCGCGCCGGCATCCTGAGCCAGCGGCAAAAGGCCGAGCGAGAGCCCGGCGAGGGTTCCCCTCTGGAGGAATTCCCGGCGATCCAGGACAGGTTTTTCGGGATGCATGTTGCCCTCTTCGGCGGCTGGAGATGTCCTAGGATATGCAAACGGGCGGGAGCTGACAAGATAGGCTTTTGCGCCCAAGCGCCGCGGCCCGACGGGTTTCCCCGGGTGGTCCCGAAGTCTGCCCCCGCCTATAATCCGGGCACGCGGATGAAAACGCAAAAGTATGGTTTTGCCGGAGGTTTTGGATGAAAGCGCTTGGGCGTTCGCTCGATATCGGCTGCGGACAGGCAAAAAAGGCGGGCGCGTTCGGAGTGGACATCAACGCCCGGACGGATGCCGATGTTTTGGCCGATGTCTCGGGCGATGGTCTTCCCTTCCAGGCCGGCAGCTTCGAGCGCATCTGGATCTCCCACATCATCGAGCATGTAGAATCCCCGCTGCGGCTTCTGGAGGAGATCCACCGCGTCGGCCGCGAAGACGCCGAGATCGAGGGGGTGACTCCGCACTTCTCCAACCCCTGCAGCTTCGCCGACCCGACCCACCGCCATCACTTTTCATTTTATGTTCCTGAACTTTTTCCGCGATCAGGCCGCGCCCGCCTCGGGCGCACGCAAGTGGGCGAATCGTTTTCTGGAGTGCTATTACCCGGCCATCGGTTTTTACACGGGGGTCCGCTTTGAGGTGCTGGAGCTGGAACTGACCTTCTGCCGGCTCCACCGCTGGCTCGGGATCGCCTGGCTGGCCAACCGCTTTCCCGAGATTTGGGAATTTCACTTCTCGGGCATCTTCCGGGCCCGGGACATCCGCTTCCGCCTCCGGGCGCGGAAGGGTTCCTGAAAAAATTCTGAGACAAAAAAAACCTGAGACAAAAAAAGGAGAGGCCCCGCGGGGCCCCTCCCGTCGTGCGCTTTTTGTCTTTGCCGCCTCAGGCGCCGAGAATGCGGAAGTGGCGCTCCTGCTTGAGGAGCGGCTCCCATCCATCTTTCTTGACGATCACCGAGTATTCGATCTGGTAGCCCCCGTAGCCCATCGTCCCGATCGGCGCCTCGATGTTGATGACGGCGTTCTCGGGCAGGGGAATCTCCGAGGTTTTGGGCAGGAACGGCTGGTCGTACTTCACCTCGTCGGCGAGGATGAAGGGAAACTCCCGCGCCTCGAGGCCGACGGTGTGGCCGGCAAAGGGGCTGTTGAAGCCGGGGAGGCCGGCCTTGTGAATGCCCTTTTTCAGGGCGTTGTAGATCTGCCCGCCGGTCACGCCCTCCTTGACGATGTTGACGCCCTCGTGGAAGCCGGTCTCGACGGCCTTCCACTCGCGCTTGGACTGCGCGGAGGGCTCGCCGATGGAGCCGCAGCTTCCGGTGTCGGCGTTGTAGTTTCTGAAGAAGAGGCCGGCGTCGAACATGAAGTGCTCGCCCCTTTTCAGCTT is a genomic window containing:
- a CDS encoding aldo/keto reductase, producing the protein MHPEKPVLDRREFLQRGTLAGLSLGLLPLAQDAGAQTPAGVRRYKQLGRTDIRMSDISFGGSRLGSGEEDLVHHALDLGVNYFDSAESYTGGESEKTIGNALRGKRDKVYLTSKTSTWSSSRKEQMMETLEKSLRSLRTDYVDVYFNHAVNNPEVITNPEWHEFNALAKKQGKIRYTGISGHAGRLISCLDAGMAGGVDVFLVAYNFGQDPAFFERFTRGFDFIARQPALPAAIKKAKSKGIGIIAMKVLYGGRLNDMRPYEKGGATYAQAAFRWVLSNPDVDSLIISMTSRSLISEYVGASGWRSAAREDFRLLKTYAKINGASFCRQACDACEGACPKGVSIPDVLRTRMYARGYGDMRLARSEYAMLGAGAEACLTCESLACAGACPFGLKIEQLTGPTHRMLSGRA
- a CDS encoding methyltransferase domain-containing protein — encoded protein: MKALGRSLDIGCGQAKKAGAFGVDINARTDADVLADVSGDGLPFQAGSFERIWISHIIEHVESPLRLLEEIHRVGREDAEIEGVTPHFSNPCSFADPTHRHHFSFYVPELFPRSGRARLGRTQVGESFSGVLLPGHRFLHGGPL